Genomic DNA from Providencia sp. PROV188:
GACACATTTTAATTTTCGGCAAGGTCATGCTCACCCACTTGGTAGCCACATGGACGAACACGGCGTCAATTTTGCTATTTACAGCGAGCGTGCCGAACACATTGACCTGTGCGTGCTGGACTCACTCGGTGCTGAAATTCGTTACCCGCTTTATCGGGGAGATAACCATATTTGGCATGGTTATTTAATGGGCGCAAAAGCGGGTCTACATTATGGTTATCGAGCTAGAGGGAAATGGGAACCAAAAGCAGGATTATATTTTGATGAAACTCACTTACTGATTGACCCTTACAGCCGCGAACTCACTGGTAAACAGCATCCTTATTCGGTCGTCAGCCATGAACCTTATGACTGGCAAGGAGATACCCCTCTTCATACTCCATGGTCAAAAACCGTGATTTATGAAGCTCATGTTCGCGGACTTACCAAGCAACATCCTGAAATTCCACCCGCTTTACGGGGAAGCTATGCTGCTATCGCACACCCTTGCATAACCCAGCATTTAACGCGACTTGGCGTGACGGCACTGGAGTTGCTCCCTGTGCAATTTCATCTGGATGAGCCGCGATTGCAGGCTAAAAATCTCACTAATTATTGGGGCTATAACACGCTGGCACCGTTTGCGATTGAGCCTCAATATTGGTCTGGGCAAGCAGGCTCTACGCCGTTGAGTGAATTTCGCAATATGGTCAAAGCCTTACATCGTGCCGGCATTGAGGTTATCCTTGATATTGTGTTTAACCACACTGCCGAATTAGACTGCTCAGGACCTTGCTTATCGTTTCGGGGATTAGATAACCCCACCTATTATTGGTTAAACGACAATGGCGAATATGCGGATTGGACAGGCTGCGGCAATACGCTGAAATTGTCTCACTCAGCAGTAAGCCAATGGGTGCTCGACTGCCTGCATTTTTGGGCGATTGAATGCCATGTTGATGGCTTTCGCTTTGATTTAGCCACAATATTAGGAAGAACGCCGAAATTTAATTCTCAGACTCCACTGCTTAAAGCTATCACCCAAGACTCGATTCTTGGGCAACGAAAGCTGATCGCTGAGCCTTGGGATCTCGCCAACAACGGTTACCAATTAGGGCTATTTCCACCGCCTTTTGCCGAATGGAATGACCAATTTCGCAATGATTGCCGCCGTGCTGTTTTATATCGTGATATTCCTATCGGTACCTTGGCAAGCCGCTTAGCCGGTTCGCGGGATGACTTTTCACAAACCCGCTTTTCACCGAGTCATTCCCCTTGTTTTGTTTCAATTAACCACATCACCGCACACGATGGCTTTACGCTGAGAGATTTGGTCAGTTTTAATCACAAACATAACCATGCCAACGGTGAAAATAACCAAGATGGTAGCGACGGTAACAACAGCCATAATCATGGTTTCGAAGGGTTAAACGCCCCTGAAAAAATAATATCGGAACGCCAACAGAGTCAGCGCCATTTACTAAGCTTACTTTTACTCTCATTAGGCACACCGATGCTGCGCGCAGGGGATGAGCTAGGGCATAGCCAACAAGGAAATAATAACGCTTATTGCCAAGATAACCCGATAAGCTGGCTTAACTGGCTGGAAGCGGATAGTGCTCTTATGGAATTTACGGCACAACTTACCGCTTTGCGCCAACAAATCCCTGCACTGACGTCGGGGCAATGGTGGCATTCACTGCCCCCCCATAAAACCGTTGAGTGGCTAAATGCCCAAGGCTCTTCCATAACCCTTGAACAGTGGCATCAATCATGCCCCATCCAAGTGTTACTTTCTGGTCAATGGCTATTACTGATTAATTTCACTGAGCAAGCCCATTCGCTCACGCTTCCCGAGGGGGATTGGCA
This window encodes:
- the glgX gene encoding glycogen debranching protein GlgX, which codes for MTHFNFRQGHAHPLGSHMDEHGVNFAIYSERAEHIDLCVLDSLGAEIRYPLYRGDNHIWHGYLMGAKAGLHYGYRARGKWEPKAGLYFDETHLLIDPYSRELTGKQHPYSVVSHEPYDWQGDTPLHTPWSKTVIYEAHVRGLTKQHPEIPPALRGSYAAIAHPCITQHLTRLGVTALELLPVQFHLDEPRLQAKNLTNYWGYNTLAPFAIEPQYWSGQAGSTPLSEFRNMVKALHRAGIEVILDIVFNHTAELDCSGPCLSFRGLDNPTYYWLNDNGEYADWTGCGNTLKLSHSAVSQWVLDCLHFWAIECHVDGFRFDLATILGRTPKFNSQTPLLKAITQDSILGQRKLIAEPWDLANNGYQLGLFPPPFAEWNDQFRNDCRRAVLYRDIPIGTLASRLAGSRDDFSQTRFSPSHSPCFVSINHITAHDGFTLRDLVSFNHKHNHANGENNQDGSDGNNSHNHGFEGLNAPEKIISERQQSQRHLLSLLLLSLGTPMLRAGDELGHSQQGNNNAYCQDNPISWLNWLEADSALMEFTAQLTALRQQIPALTSGQWWHSLPPHKTVEWLNAQGSSITLEQWHQSCPIQVLLSGQWLLLINFTEQAHSLTLPEGDWHPVPPFSCHLIGSIPPKTFVVMQRHHFSPNAH